Proteins encoded in a region of the Flammeovirga yaeyamensis genome:
- a CDS encoding helix-turn-helix domain-containing protein: MTNHPKEIQKHYYKKQWYKDIEFNIEPIEDVFDKVGEKLFHPHRLDFHQFILVTEGGGDHEVDFNHLKLKKNSIVPLIIGQIQSFKKQQNIKGYVIVFTSNFLVHEKVDQKYLYDFLTFNTLIQPFLLDSTPEINQLVEICYQTFQNKEVFEYEESLRALLKTIILKIEQEKRRFVKFQQSELVGLSMKFNKTLEEKISYKTKVSDVFRELTEDPKKISLAVKETTLKTPKQLLDERIVLELKRLLSYTDLSIKEIAFQLGFDETSNFTNYFKKHTDLTPTEFRNMMVKS, from the coding sequence ATGACGAATCATCCAAAGGAAATACAGAAGCATTATTATAAAAAGCAATGGTACAAAGACATCGAATTTAATATTGAACCTATAGAAGATGTATTTGATAAAGTAGGAGAAAAGCTATTCCATCCGCATCGACTGGATTTTCATCAATTTATTTTGGTGACCGAAGGAGGTGGAGATCACGAAGTAGATTTCAATCATTTAAAATTAAAAAAGAACTCTATTGTTCCATTGATCATTGGTCAGATTCAATCCTTTAAAAAGCAGCAAAACATAAAAGGATATGTGATTGTATTTACATCAAATTTTCTGGTACATGAAAAGGTGGATCAGAAATATTTGTACGACTTCCTTACTTTCAACACACTTATCCAACCCTTTTTACTTGATAGTACCCCGGAGATCAATCAGTTGGTCGAAATCTGTTATCAGACTTTTCAGAATAAGGAGGTATTCGAATACGAAGAGAGTTTAAGAGCTTTATTGAAAACCATTATTTTAAAAATAGAGCAAGAAAAAAGAAGATTTGTAAAGTTCCAACAATCTGAATTGGTTGGTCTTAGCATGAAGTTTAATAAAACATTAGAAGAAAAAATCAGTTATAAAACAAAGGTGAGTGATGTATTTCGTGAGCTAACGGAAGATCCTAAGAAAATATCGTTAGCAGTGAAAGAAACCACTTTGAAAACACCAAAACAACTATTAGATGAACGGATTGTATTAGAACTAAAAAGACTGTTGTCATATACAGATTTATCCATTAAGGAAATTGCCTTTCAGTTAGGATTTGATGAAACTTCCAACTTTACTAATTATTTCAAAAAACATACTGATCTCACTCCAACTGAGTTTAGAAATATGATGGTAAAATCCTGA
- a CDS encoding histidine-type phosphatase has translation MKQKTSLLTLFIIGLLFSCQKHIAYQETDQFNPYLGSKQQYLSPEKITPLPYNSKLLFVSTVNRHGSRFMSSQKDDIAVWTLLKQAKKQNSLTREGRVLYVQINKLIELQKGNYGLLTTTGKNELKGMGERMYQLNPQFFDENRDIQANATYKERTQDSRDNFLSGLNKKNSLNIELYNGKKGSDYLLRFHKSTPSYSMYLKEKGWEAQYNEVWNSKSMQEMEDRILNKLFDKEFVLHLKSEDFEPIPTEGGYTMYHSKDFINSLFECYKISKAFTPQLQPKLDNIFTISEKSTLSYLADIKAFYQKGPGFEGESMSYSNAVSLLSKVTLELEKAVNGEQNKSGYLNFAHAETTLPLITLLNINDCNEAQDELKKGSWRASKWASMGTNIQWFVLEIDGEKYIHLRFNEQPASLPIDSKSKGTFLWKDYSDYVKTLVANYDVDYKDTNYKKMLLQL, from the coding sequence ATGAAACAAAAGACTTCCTTACTTACACTATTTATTATTGGTTTATTGTTTTCGTGTCAGAAACATATTGCCTATCAAGAAACAGATCAATTTAATCCCTATTTAGGTTCTAAGCAGCAGTACCTATCACCAGAAAAAATTACCCCTCTGCCATACAATAGCAAGTTATTATTTGTGAGTACAGTAAACAGACATGGTTCTAGGTTTATGAGCTCTCAGAAAGATGATATTGCCGTTTGGACTTTACTAAAGCAAGCTAAAAAACAAAATTCCCTCACTCGAGAAGGAAGAGTGTTGTATGTTCAAATCAATAAATTGATTGAACTTCAAAAAGGGAACTACGGATTATTGACTACGACAGGTAAGAATGAATTGAAAGGTATGGGCGAACGTATGTATCAGCTCAATCCTCAATTCTTTGATGAAAACAGAGACATACAAGCCAATGCCACTTACAAAGAAAGAACGCAAGATTCTAGAGACAATTTTTTAAGTGGCTTGAATAAAAAGAATAGTTTAAATATCGAATTGTATAATGGCAAAAAAGGGTCGGATTATTTATTACGCTTCCATAAATCAACGCCAAGTTATTCGATGTATTTAAAAGAAAAAGGATGGGAGGCTCAGTACAACGAGGTATGGAATAGTAAAAGTATGCAAGAAATGGAAGACAGAATTCTGAACAAACTATTTGATAAAGAATTTGTCTTACATTTAAAAAGCGAGGATTTTGAGCCGATTCCAACAGAAGGTGGTTACACTATGTATCACTCAAAAGATTTTATCAACAGCTTATTTGAATGTTATAAAATCTCCAAAGCTTTTACACCACAATTGCAGCCAAAATTAGATAACATCTTTACGATATCAGAAAAGTCGACTTTATCTTATTTGGCAGATATAAAAGCTTTTTATCAAAAAGGACCGGGTTTCGAAGGGGAGTCGATGAGTTATTCCAATGCGGTATCACTTTTATCGAAAGTTACATTGGAGCTAGAAAAGGCGGTAAATGGAGAACAAAATAAAAGTGGATATTTAAATTTTGCTCATGCAGAAACGACTTTGCCGTTAATCACTTTATTGAATATCAATGACTGTAACGAAGCGCAAGACGAGTTGAAAAAAGGAAGTTGGAGAGCTTCGAAATGGGCATCGATGGGAACCAATATTCAATGGTTTGTCTTAGAGATTGATGGTGAGAAATATATTCACCTTCGATTCAACGAACAACCGGCTTCATTACCAATCGATTCGAAATCGAAAGGTACTTTTCTATGGAAAGACTATAGCGACTATGTAAAAACATTGGTAGCTAATTATGATGTGGACTACAAAGACACCAATTATAAAAAGATGTTACTTCAGCTATAA
- a CDS encoding TonB-dependent receptor, which yields MMKRIVLLSLLFITYFSLNTLAGVIKGSAFGADGEPLIGAVVTLEPSHTQSVVGMDGKFSMNNVDNGNYIIQIQYMGYKTLQREVAVNNETVSLELILELDAVQLDEAVVYGARERKTSESARATEQMSSQVMTVMSAQDIELSPDLNVANVVQRVAGVSLERNNSGDGQFAIVRGMDKRYNYTLVNGVKIPSPDNKNRYVPLDLFPSDLLDRLEVTKALTPDMEGDAVGGVINMEMKDAPESYSGQLNLSIGNNFLFGDGNPFMSWNTSGNMNTPPSWNGVNNAQAGDFSVNHLVNNYKNYVPNIVGGLSIGNRFADDKIGVIVAGSYQQTARGSNSTWFSTGMLSDGSTSLDNMEDRNYYQLQRRAGLHAKMDYRINANHNIDWYNAYVYLSNDQVRDVTRTRTWGSYDPINGNAGEMSYITRYRSTIQQIFNSTLKGTHHLNTWMKADWSAVYSKASNNVPDNAKFTRSGSMTNWEHAPERIAGRSALTRRWDYNDDQDLAFYTNFTFSPELNFVYDSEFKAGGLVRFKNRSNDFENYRFNAGNSALVKGEDWNDITDVNWILENPTGVNYSPNRYTSHENITAAYGQFKLNFDQKLEVVGGVRMEHTDIGYFLPQPTNDLADAGLDEMSQTYVDFLPSLHFKYMLNPKANLRASYFKSVIRPGFSEFVPIQNGDTEDDWTEMGNPNVERTIGHNLDLRYEFFPRGMDKFMIGGFYKKLHNPIEYSLNREAGYIMPDNYGDAENMGIEIDVVKYFNKFGISANYTYTHSRVTTEKAYYEREIPGDETSDIVIKSALEDRPLQGQAAHIANLSFLYKNSEKGIDMQLATVYTGDRIHSLSAFYGNDMWQKGFFQMDFSAEKRINKSTLIYLKVYNLLDNAYEVEIRQPITYAQSFYPKQGNEGDNVLVRQDFYRRQFLVGLKYNF from the coding sequence ATGATGAAAAGAATAGTACTACTATCGTTGCTATTCATCACTTACTTTTCTTTGAACACACTAGCAGGAGTAATTAAAGGATCGGCATTCGGAGCGGATGGAGAGCCATTAATTGGTGCTGTAGTAACACTCGAACCAAGTCATACTCAATCGGTAGTAGGCATGGATGGAAAGTTTAGTATGAATAATGTAGACAATGGAAACTATATTATACAGATACAATACATGGGGTATAAAACACTCCAAAGAGAAGTAGCTGTAAATAATGAAACAGTCTCATTAGAGTTAATACTTGAGTTAGACGCTGTCCAATTAGATGAAGCAGTTGTTTATGGTGCAAGAGAGCGTAAAACTTCTGAAAGTGCTCGTGCCACAGAACAAATGTCGTCTCAAGTAATGACTGTGATGTCCGCTCAGGATATCGAATTATCTCCAGATTTAAACGTGGCCAATGTAGTGCAGCGTGTAGCAGGTGTATCTTTAGAAAGAAACAATTCTGGCGATGGTCAGTTTGCCATTGTTCGTGGTATGGACAAACGTTATAATTATACATTGGTGAATGGTGTGAAAATCCCTTCTCCAGATAATAAAAACCGTTATGTGCCATTAGATTTATTTCCTTCAGACCTTTTAGATCGCTTGGAAGTGACCAAAGCATTAACTCCAGATATGGAAGGTGATGCCGTAGGTGGTGTAATTAATATGGAGATGAAAGACGCTCCAGAAAGTTACTCAGGACAACTAAACCTTTCTATTGGTAATAACTTTTTATTTGGTGATGGTAATCCGTTTATGTCTTGGAATACTTCAGGTAACATGAACACACCACCAAGTTGGAATGGAGTGAATAACGCTCAAGCAGGTGATTTTTCTGTGAATCATTTAGTGAATAATTATAAGAACTATGTTCCTAATATTGTAGGTGGCTTATCAATAGGTAACCGATTTGCTGATGATAAAATTGGAGTTATCGTTGCAGGTAGCTATCAACAAACAGCAAGAGGATCTAACAGTACTTGGTTTAGTACGGGTATGTTATCAGATGGTTCGACTTCTTTGGATAATATGGAAGATAGAAATTACTATCAATTGCAAAGAAGAGCAGGTTTGCATGCAAAAATGGATTATAGAATCAATGCAAATCACAACATCGATTGGTACAATGCTTATGTGTATTTAAGTAACGATCAGGTGCGTGATGTAACAAGAACACGTACTTGGGGTAGCTACGATCCGATTAATGGTAATGCAGGAGAAATGAGTTACATTACTCGTTACCGTTCGACTATCCAACAGATCTTTAACTCTACGCTGAAAGGTACTCACCATTTGAATACTTGGATGAAAGCAGATTGGTCGGCAGTGTACTCTAAAGCATCGAACAATGTTCCTGATAACGCAAAGTTTACTCGATCGGGAAGTATGACAAATTGGGAACATGCTCCAGAACGTATTGCAGGTAGATCGGCCCTTACCAGAAGATGGGATTATAACGACGATCAGGACTTGGCTTTTTATACCAACTTTACTTTCTCTCCTGAATTGAACTTTGTGTACGATTCAGAATTTAAAGCAGGTGGTTTGGTAAGGTTCAAAAACAGAAGTAACGATTTTGAAAATTACCGTTTTAACGCAGGGAACAGTGCTTTAGTAAAAGGAGAAGACTGGAACGATATCACAGATGTTAACTGGATTTTGGAAAACCCTACAGGGGTAAACTACTCTCCAAACCGATATACATCTCACGAAAATATCACGGCAGCGTATGGTCAGTTTAAATTAAACTTCGATCAGAAGCTAGAGGTAGTGGGTGGTGTTCGTATGGAACATACCGACATTGGATATTTCTTGCCTCAGCCGACAAATGATCTAGCAGATGCAGGCTTGGACGAAATGAGTCAGACATATGTTGACTTCCTACCAAGTTTACATTTCAAATATATGCTCAACCCGAAAGCTAACTTAAGAGCGTCCTATTTTAAATCGGTAATACGACCTGGTTTCTCTGAGTTTGTACCAATTCAGAATGGAGATACAGAAGACGATTGGACGGAAATGGGTAATCCAAATGTAGAAAGAACCATCGGTCATAACCTCGACCTTCGTTACGAATTTTTCCCAAGAGGAATGGACAAGTTTATGATCGGTGGTTTCTACAAAAAGTTACACAATCCAATTGAATACTCTTTAAACAGAGAAGCGGGATACATTATGCCAGATAATTATGGTGATGCTGAAAATATGGGTATTGAGATTGATGTGGTGAAGTACTTTAACAAGTTCGGTATTAGTGCCAACTACACCTACACTCACTCCAGAGTAACTACAGAAAAGGCCTACTACGAGAGAGAAATACCAGGTGATGAAACTTCAGACATCGTTATCAAGTCGGCTTTAGAAGACCGTCCGTTGCAAGGTCAGGCAGCACATATCGCGAACTTATCCTTCTTATATAAGAATTCAGAAAAAGGTATCGATATGCAATTGGCTACTGTGTATACAGGCGATAGAATCCACAGTTTATCGGCATTCTACGGAAACGATATGTGGCAAAAAGGATTCTTCCAAATGGACTTCTCAGCAGAGAAGAGAATCAATAAAAGCACGTTGATCTACCTAAAAGTGTACAACTTATTAGACAATGCTTATGAGGTAGAGATTCGTCAGCCGATAACTTACGCACAGTCTTTCTATCCTAAACAAGGGAACGAAGGAGACAATGTGTTAGTCCGTCAAGATTTTTACAGACGCCAATTTTTAGTGGGTCTTAAATATAATTTTTAA
- a CDS encoding winged helix-turn-helix transcriptional regulator: MARKIIENPNMCSLVFAMNLIGGKWKPIIIYLLANGSMRFGKLLMFIPSISKKVLTDQLKELVEDGLIIREEFKELPPRVEYSLSEKGEGLLPILKSLSEWTVDTFEEEGFEKCRIVTL, from the coding sequence ATGGCCAGAAAGATTATAGAAAACCCCAATATGTGCTCATTAGTGTTTGCAATGAACCTAATTGGAGGAAAATGGAAACCGATCATCATTTACTTATTAGCCAACGGTAGTATGCGATTTGGTAAGTTATTGATGTTTATTCCTAGTATCTCTAAAAAGGTACTTACAGACCAATTAAAGGAATTAGTCGAAGATGGGTTGATCATTAGAGAAGAGTTTAAAGAATTGCCTCCAAGAGTAGAATATTCTCTTTCAGAAAAAGGTGAAGGGCTGCTTCCTATATTAAAATCCCTAAGCGAATGGACTGTAGATACTTTTGAAGAAGAGGGTTTCGAAAAGTGTCGTATTGTGACGTTATAA
- a CDS encoding peroxiredoxin-like family protein, which produces MKLSDALARLKDQIEGKMPSEFTSVMHQATADLIASGIGEQILKEGDKAPEFSLPNQDGKLVALSELIKDGPAVVTFYRGVWCPYCNTDLGYLKRYQKELEKYNAKLISISPQIAEKNQEIIDRQRLDFDLLSDKGNDVAAEFGLRWTMEGALKDLYDNTFNIHLPSYNGDDSWTLPVPARFIIGTDGIIKYAEYSIDYTKRPDPEVLEGVLKTI; this is translated from the coding sequence ATGAAACTTTCAGACGCATTAGCCCGCTTAAAAGATCAAATTGAAGGTAAAATGCCTTCAGAATTCACATCAGTAATGCACCAAGCAACAGCTGATCTCATTGCTTCAGGTATTGGAGAGCAAATTCTTAAAGAAGGTGATAAAGCACCGGAATTTTCTCTTCCCAACCAAGATGGTAAACTAGTTGCTTTATCAGAACTAATTAAAGACGGTCCCGCTGTTGTTACTTTCTACAGAGGGGTATGGTGTCCTTACTGTAACACCGATTTAGGATATCTAAAACGTTATCAAAAAGAATTAGAGAAGTACAATGCAAAGCTGATCAGCATTTCACCTCAGATAGCAGAGAAAAACCAAGAGATCATCGATCGTCAACGTTTGGATTTCGACCTACTATCTGATAAAGGAAATGATGTAGCTGCCGAATTTGGTCTTCGTTGGACAATGGAAGGTGCTCTGAAAGATTTATATGATAATACCTTCAACATTCATCTTCCATCTTATAATGGTGATGATTCTTGGACACTACCTGTCCCTGCAAGATTCATCATCGGCACAGACGGTATCATCAAATACGCTGAGTATTCAATTGATTACACTAAACGTCCTGATCCAGAAGTATTGGAAGGAGTGTTGAAAACAATATAG
- a CDS encoding serine hydrolase domain-containing protein, producing the protein MKKHVKSIGFIASAVTSLFILNASFKGVDPKVETKPTLQYEKYATAKEIGLMEGFPTAVEKQVTKKNALLTPPYNRWSYLHMREIYPSAPIKAAEKGVDLKSNIDMSLDDIQVIHPETEEHISMDTFLKHTYTDALVVVKGDQIVYERYDNEMHPNQPHQMMSVTKSFGGLLGLMAVEEGKLSEQDLVFDYIPELKKASAFSEATFQHVLDMTNSMDFTEDYADPYSGIRQYGAVLGWTEKVDGVEYKDNLYDYLETLQIHNGLPHGKEFHYNTPKTDVVNWVTNRVNNQSFQEAMHDQLWSKVGTEGDTYVLLDNNATLVAGGGLNATPYNLARFATMMINDGKFNGQQVVAPSIIKKLQEGGNIKAFDNGSESHDLVMPKGEWSYRAQWWIKHTKGQEAVMAIGIHGQWIYLDIEHQIAIIKQSSQPISKDDVLNAMDLNGFYAIVNHLK; encoded by the coding sequence ATGAAAAAGCACGTAAAATCTATCGGTTTCATTGCATCAGCAGTTACTTCATTATTTATTCTTAATGCTAGCTTTAAAGGTGTTGATCCAAAAGTAGAAACTAAACCAACACTTCAATACGAAAAATATGCTACCGCTAAGGAAATTGGTTTAATGGAAGGTTTTCCTACAGCAGTAGAAAAACAAGTCACAAAAAAGAATGCTTTATTAACTCCCCCATACAATAGATGGTCGTATTTACATATGAGAGAAATCTACCCTTCAGCTCCAATTAAAGCCGCAGAAAAAGGTGTCGATTTAAAATCGAATATTGATATGAGCTTAGATGATATCCAAGTCATTCACCCTGAAACTGAAGAGCACATTTCTATGGATACTTTCCTAAAACACACCTATACAGATGCCCTAGTGGTGGTAAAGGGTGATCAAATTGTCTACGAAAGATACGATAACGAAATGCATCCCAATCAACCTCATCAAATGATGTCGGTAACCAAATCTTTTGGTGGATTGTTAGGTTTAATGGCTGTTGAGGAAGGTAAACTATCGGAACAAGATTTAGTCTTCGATTATATTCCAGAGTTAAAGAAAGCTTCTGCTTTTTCTGAGGCTACTTTTCAACATGTGTTGGATATGACCAACTCTATGGATTTCACAGAAGATTATGCTGATCCTTACTCAGGCATCCGTCAGTATGGAGCTGTTTTGGGTTGGACAGAAAAAGTAGATGGAGTTGAATACAAAGATAATTTATACGATTACTTAGAGACGCTTCAAATTCACAATGGTTTACCTCATGGTAAAGAGTTTCATTACAACACGCCTAAAACGGATGTGGTCAACTGGGTAACGAACCGTGTAAACAATCAATCGTTTCAAGAAGCAATGCATGATCAATTATGGTCGAAAGTAGGTACTGAAGGCGATACCTATGTGTTGTTAGACAACAATGCTACTTTAGTTGCCGGAGGTGGTTTAAACGCTACTCCATATAACTTGGCTCGTTTTGCAACGATGATGATTAACGATGGTAAATTTAACGGTCAACAAGTAGTTGCTCCATCAATCATCAAAAAATTGCAGGAAGGCGGTAACATCAAAGCGTTTGATAACGGTTCGGAATCTCATGATCTTGTGATGCCAAAAGGCGAATGGAGTTATAGAGCTCAGTGGTGGATCAAACATACAAAAGGTCAGGAAGCAGTAATGGCAATCGGTATTCACGGTCAATGGATATACCTTGATATCGAACACCAAATTGCCATTATCAAACAATCTTCTCAACCTATATCTAAAGATGATGTCTTGAATGCGATGGACTTGAATGGTTTTTATGCTATCGTCAATCACTTAAAATAA
- the katG gene encoding catalase/peroxidase HPI, producing the protein MEHNSQSSGECPFHSTSSKEAHGGGGTQNADWWPNQLKLSILRQHSSLSNPMDEGFNYKEAFESLDYDALKKDLHEVMTDSQEWWPADFGHYGPFFIRMAWHSAGTYRIGDGRGGAGAGQQRFAPLNSWPDNANLDKARRLLWPVKQKYGQKISWADLMILAGNVALESMGFKTFGFGGGREDVWEPEIDVFWGEETEWLTDKKRYDNPSKDLDNPLAAVEMGLIYVNPEGPGGNPDPLAAAKDIRETFARMGMNDEETVALIAGGHTFGKCHGAGDAANVGPEPEAAAVEEQGLGWKSTFGSGIGKDAITSGIEVIWTQTPTKWSYYFFDNLFKYDWELTKSPAGANMWVAKDAEEVMPDAHEQGVKHKPTMLTTDLSLKFDPAYEKISKRFHEYPLEFADAFAKAWFKLTHRDMGPKSNYLGPEVPSDDLIWQDPVPTVDHDLVKEEDIASLKSQILSSGLSLSELISTAWSSAATYRGSDKRGGTNGARIALAPQKDWAVHQPEQLDKVLGKLKEIQEQFNGSGKKVSLADLIVIAGNAGIEKAASNAGKSVKIDFCPGRTDALQEHTEVDMISLMEPGADAFINYYNPEVPASPENLLLDKANLLTLTPPEMTVLLGGLRSMGVIHGGKKHGVFTSKEDTLSNDFFKNLLDMNIIWQKDKEDENVFLGYDRTQHKIVRSATIVDLIFGSNSELRALAEVYGSADAEDKFINDFLKVWTKVIHLGL; encoded by the coding sequence ATGGAACACAATTCACAAAGCTCAGGCGAATGCCCATTTCATTCTACATCTAGCAAAGAAGCCCACGGAGGTGGAGGCACACAGAATGCAGATTGGTGGCCAAATCAATTAAAATTAAGTATCCTTAGACAACATTCCTCTTTATCGAATCCCATGGATGAAGGCTTCAATTATAAAGAAGCTTTCGAAAGCCTAGATTACGATGCCTTGAAGAAAGATCTTCATGAGGTAATGACAGATTCCCAAGAGTGGTGGCCAGCTGATTTTGGTCATTACGGTCCTTTCTTTATTCGTATGGCTTGGCACAGTGCAGGTACCTATCGTATTGGAGATGGTAGAGGAGGAGCAGGTGCAGGACAGCAACGTTTTGCTCCATTGAATAGTTGGCCTGATAATGCCAATTTGGACAAAGCGAGAAGGTTACTTTGGCCTGTGAAACAGAAATATGGCCAAAAGATTTCTTGGGCTGATCTGATGATCTTAGCAGGAAATGTTGCCCTGGAATCTATGGGTTTTAAAACTTTTGGTTTTGGAGGAGGCCGTGAAGATGTGTGGGAACCAGAAATTGATGTATTCTGGGGAGAAGAAACAGAATGGTTAACCGATAAAAAGCGATATGATAATCCATCAAAAGATTTAGACAATCCTTTGGCTGCGGTGGAAATGGGATTGATTTACGTCAACCCAGAAGGTCCAGGCGGAAATCCAGATCCATTAGCTGCTGCAAAAGATATTCGTGAGACCTTTGCACGTATGGGGATGAACGATGAAGAAACTGTAGCTTTAATTGCTGGTGGACATACTTTTGGTAAATGTCATGGTGCCGGCGATGCAGCCAATGTGGGTCCTGAACCAGAAGCAGCAGCAGTAGAAGAGCAAGGTTTAGGTTGGAAAAGTACGTTTGGTTCGGGTATAGGAAAAGATGCCATTACCAGTGGTATTGAAGTGATTTGGACACAAACACCAACTAAATGGAGTTACTATTTCTTCGATAACTTGTTTAAGTACGATTGGGAATTAACCAAAAGCCCGGCAGGGGCAAACATGTGGGTAGCGAAAGATGCAGAGGAAGTAATGCCTGATGCCCACGAGCAAGGAGTTAAACACAAACCTACCATGTTGACTACAGATTTGTCGCTGAAGTTCGATCCTGCCTACGAGAAAATTTCTAAAAGATTCCATGAATATCCATTAGAATTTGCCGATGCTTTTGCTAAAGCTTGGTTTAAATTGACACATAGAGACATGGGGCCAAAATCAAATTATTTGGGACCTGAAGTACCAAGTGATGATTTAATTTGGCAAGATCCAGTACCCACTGTAGATCATGATTTAGTGAAAGAAGAGGATATTGCATCATTAAAATCTCAAATTTTATCATCTGGCTTGAGCCTATCTGAATTAATCAGTACGGCTTGGTCGTCTGCTGCTACCTATAGAGGATCTGATAAGAGAGGAGGAACGAATGGAGCAAGAATCGCTTTAGCACCTCAAAAAGATTGGGCAGTTCATCAGCCGGAACAATTAGATAAAGTTCTAGGAAAGCTAAAAGAGATTCAAGAACAATTTAATGGCAGTGGCAAAAAAGTATCTTTGGCCGATTTAATTGTAATTGCAGGTAATGCAGGAATTGAAAAAGCAGCAAGTAATGCTGGTAAATCTGTAAAAATCGATTTCTGTCCGGGAAGAACTGATGCACTTCAAGAACATACGGAGGTGGATATGATTTCTTTAATGGAACCGGGTGCCGATGCTTTCATTAATTATTATAATCCAGAAGTACCTGCTTCTCCAGAGAATCTGTTATTGGATAAAGCTAATTTGCTGACTTTAACGCCTCCAGAAATGACAGTTTTATTGGGTGGTTTACGTTCTATGGGTGTCATTCATGGAGGTAAAAAGCATGGTGTTTTTACTTCAAAAGAAGATACTCTTAGCAATGATTTCTTTAAAAACTTATTAGACATGAACATCATTTGGCAGAAAGACAAAGAAGATGAAAACGTGTTTTTAGGTTATGATAGAACTCAACATAAAATCGTTCGTTCAGCCACAATCGTAGATCTTATCTTTGGATCAAACTCAGAGTTGAGAGCACTAGCAGAAGTATATGGCTCTGCAGATGCGGAAGATAAATTTATCAACGATTTCCTTAAAGTTTGGACGAAAGTAATTCATTTAGGATTATAA
- a CDS encoding NAD(P)H-dependent oxidoreductase, with translation MKKVLVINGHQYYPFSEGKLTKTFIDKAVSMFEGEEFEVKMTNAQEAYDVEEEVEKFLWADVVFLQTPLNWMGVTWSFKKYMDDVFTAGMMGKLSNGDGRKEEAPKKNYGLGGLLDGKYMISVSANAPKEAFNNKSETFFDGISEDDLLLPMHLNFKWFGLKPLKTFFSYDVMKNPEIDNDLARFEQHIQQEFISKI, from the coding sequence ATGAAGAAAGTATTAGTTATTAACGGTCATCAATATTACCCATTTTCGGAGGGGAAATTGACAAAAACGTTTATCGATAAAGCAGTATCAATGTTTGAGGGAGAAGAGTTTGAGGTAAAGATGACCAATGCTCAAGAAGCATATGATGTTGAAGAGGAAGTTGAGAAATTCCTTTGGGCAGATGTTGTGTTTCTTCAGACACCTTTAAACTGGATGGGTGTTACATGGTCTTTCAAGAAATATATGGACGATGTATTTACAGCCGGAATGATGGGTAAATTATCAAATGGTGATGGTCGTAAAGAAGAAGCGCCAAAGAAAAATTATGGATTGGGAGGCTTACTTGATGGCAAGTACATGATTTCAGTATCAGCCAATGCTCCAAAAGAGGCTTTCAATAATAAAAGCGAAACATTCTTTGATGGTATTAGCGAAGACGATTTACTACTACCAATGCATCTTAACTTTAAATGGTTTGGTTTAAAACCTTTAAAGACATTTTTCAGTTACGATGTCATGAAGAACCCAGAAATCGATAATGATTTAGCACGTTTCGAACAACATATTCAACAAGAATTCATTTCAAAAATCTAA